The proteins below come from a single Procambarus clarkii isolate CNS0578487 chromosome 26, FALCON_Pclarkii_2.0, whole genome shotgun sequence genomic window:
- the LOC138368871 gene encoding calcium-binding protein P-like, translated as MILVAARCQALRPARGYASQARRQEVRPARHAARRYAQPGTPPGGTPSQARRQEVRPARHAARRYAARRYAQPGTPPGGTPPGCTPPGGTPSQEARPARRHAQPGGTPPGGTPPGGTPSQEARPARRHAQPGGTPSQEARPARRHAQPGGTPSQEARRQEARPARRHAARRHAQPGGTPPGGTPSQEARPARRHAQPGGTPSQEARPARRHAQPGGTPSQEARPARRHAQPGGTPSQEARPARRHAQPGGTPSQEVRPARRHAQPGGTPSQEARPARRHAQPGGTPSQEARPARRHAQPGGTPSQEARPARRHAQPGGTPSQEARPARRHAQPGGTPPGGTPPGGTPSQEARRQEARRQEVRPARRHAARRYAQPGGTPSQEARRQEVRPARRHAARRYAQPGGTPPGGTPSQEARRQEVRPARRHAARRHAARRHAARRYAQPGGTPPGGTPSQEARPARHAARRYAQPGTLPGGTPSQARCQAVRPARHAARRYAQPGTPPGGTPSLHQAAYTTTDTKR; from the coding sequence atgattcttgtagcggcACGCTGCCAGGCGTTACGCCCAGCTAGGGGGTACGCCAGCCAGGCACGCCGCCAGGAGGTACGCCCAGCCAGGCACGCCGCCAGGAGGTACGCCCAGCCAGGCACGCCGCCAGGAGGTACGCCCAGCCAGGCACGCCGCCAGGAGGTACGCCCAGCCAGGCACGCCGCCAGGAGGTACGCCGCCAGGAGGTACGCCCAGCCAGGCACGCCGCCAGGAGGCACGCCGCCAGGATGTACGCCGCCAGGAGGTACGCCCAGCCAGGAGGCACGCCCAGCCAGGAGGCACGCCCAGCCAGGAGGCACGCCGCCAGGAGGCACGCCGCCAGGAGGCACGCCCAGCCAGGAGGCACGCCCAGCCAGGAGGCACGCCCAGCCAGGAGGCACGCCCAGCCAGGAGGCACGCCCAGCCAGGAGGCACGCCCAGCCAGGAGGTACGCCCAGCCAGGAGGCACGCCGCCAGGAGGCACGCCCAGCCAGGAGGCACGCCGCCAGGAGGCACGCCCAGCCAGGAGGCACGCCGCCAGGAGGCACGCCCAGCCAGGAGGCACGCCCAGCCAGGAGGCACGCCCAGCCAGGAGGCACGCCCAGCCAGGAGGCACGCCCAGCCAGGAGGCACGCCCAGCCAGGAGGCACGCCCAGCCAGGAGGCACGCCCAGCCAGGAGGCACGCCCAGCCAGGAGGCACGCCCAGCCAGGAGGCACGCCCAGCCAGGAGGCACGCCCAGCCAGGAGGCACGCCCAGCCAGGAGGTACGCCCAGCCAGGAGGCACGCCCAGCCAGGAGGCACGCCCAGCCAGGAGGCACGCCCAGCCAGGAGGCACGCCCAGCCAGGAGGCACGCCCAGCCAGGAGGCACGCCCAGCCAGGAGGCACGCCCAGCCAGGAGGCACGCCCAGCCAGGAGGCACGCCCAGCCAGGAGGCACGCCCAGCCAGGAGGCACGCCCAGCCAGGAGGCACGCCCAGCCAGGAGGCACGCCCAGCCAGGAGGCACGCCGCCAGGAGGTACGCCGCCAGGAGGTACGCCCAGCCAGGAGGCACGCCGCCAGGAGGCACGCCGCCAGGAGGTACGCCCAGCCAGGAGGCACGCCGCCAGGAGGTACGCCCAGCCAGGAGGTACGCCCAGCCAGGAGGCACGCCGCCAGGAGGTACGCCCAGCCAGGAGGCACGCCGCCAGGAGGTACGCCCAGCCAGGAGGCACGCCGCCAGGAGGTACGCCCAGCCAGGAGGCACGCCGCCAGGAGGTACGCCCAGCCAGGAGGCACGCCGCCAGGAGGCACGCCGCCAGGAGGCACGCCGCCAGGAGGTACGCCCAGCCAGGAGGCACGCCGCCAGGAGGTACGCCCAGCCAGGAGGCACGCCCAGCCAGGCACGCCGCCAGGCGGTACGCCCAGCCAGGCACGCTGCCAGGCGGTACGCCCAGCCAGGCACGCTGCCAGGCGGTACGCCCAGCCAGGCACGCTGCCAGGCGGTACGCCCAGCCAGGCACGCCGCCAGGAGGTACGCCCAGCCTCCACCAGGCGGCCTACACGACGACTGACACCAAGCGTTAA